From Acidimicrobiales bacterium, the proteins below share one genomic window:
- a CDS encoding adenylate/guanylate cyclase domain-containing protein, which yields MGDETAPRYTKHGHPCAPLSPADETAMRTWLEQQGATDDDLANLGEDPARIAVDLAIREGECLSARAIAERRGVEPSRIVSVFHMAGVSVPDVDRVRFTEHDAEFVGVTEEAGVLDAADGRALMRAVATALDRVAEAAVAFYVQGTEARLEREGEKPVPWAQETQRMTGLAGKLGAGMGLLFRHHLRQAIDRQRISQHQVTSRDVARMAVGFVDLVGSTALAQTLDVSELRKVVSAFESRAFEVAVEHGGRVVKFIGDEIMVATIDPTAGCRLLLALVEECSIGGLEPRGGLAYGEVLFRGGDYYGPEVNLASRLVDTAVPGEVLVDQSVVEAVRAVDAETASTRLGCPGEMAFEPGGRRILKGFTEPVTVWTLRCGS from the coding sequence GTGGGGGACGAGACGGCGCCGCGGTACACGAAGCACGGGCACCCCTGCGCGCCGCTGTCGCCGGCCGACGAGACGGCGATGCGGACGTGGCTGGAGCAGCAGGGCGCCACCGACGACGACCTCGCCAACCTCGGTGAGGACCCCGCCCGGATCGCGGTCGACCTGGCCATCCGAGAGGGCGAGTGCCTCTCGGCCCGCGCCATCGCCGAAAGGCGGGGCGTCGAGCCCAGCCGCATCGTGTCGGTGTTCCACATGGCCGGGGTCAGCGTCCCCGACGTCGACCGGGTGCGGTTCACCGAGCACGACGCCGAGTTCGTGGGCGTCACCGAGGAGGCCGGGGTCCTCGACGCCGCCGACGGCCGCGCCCTCATGCGGGCCGTCGCCACGGCGCTCGACCGGGTCGCCGAAGCCGCCGTCGCCTTCTACGTGCAGGGCACCGAGGCCCGCCTCGAGCGTGAGGGCGAGAAGCCCGTCCCCTGGGCCCAGGAGACGCAGCGCATGACCGGCCTCGCCGGGAAGCTCGGCGCCGGCATGGGCCTGCTGTTCCGGCACCACCTGCGCCAGGCGATCGACCGGCAGCGCATCTCCCAGCACCAGGTCACCAGCCGCGACGTCGCCCGCATGGCGGTCGGCTTCGTCGACCTGGTGGGGTCGACCGCGCTGGCCCAGACCCTCGACGTGAGCGAGCTGCGCAAGGTCGTGAGCGCCTTCGAGTCGCGGGCGTTCGAGGTGGCGGTCGAGCACGGCGGGCGGGTCGTGAAGTTCATCGGCGACGAGATCATGGTCGCCACGATCGACCCGACGGCCGGCTGCCGGCTCCTGCTCGCCCTGGTGGAGGAGTGCAGCATCGGCGGCCTCGAGCCCCGTGGCGGCCTGGCCTACGGCGAGGTGCTGTTCCGCGGCGGCGACTACTACGGGCCCGAGGTGAACCTGGCGTCGCGCCTGGTCGACACCGCGGTGCCCGGCGAGGTGCTGGTCGACCAGTCGGTGGTCGAGGCGGTCCGGGCGGTCGACGCCGAGACCGCGAGCACCCGGCTCGGCTGCCCCGGCGAGATGGCGTTCGAGCCCGGTGGCCGGCGGATCCTCAAGGGCTTCACCGAGCCCGTCACCGTGTGGACTCTCCGCTGCGGTTCCTGA